Sequence from the Paramisgurnus dabryanus chromosome 3, PD_genome_1.1, whole genome shotgun sequence genome:
tgttatttttgacgaggcatttgttcaagagatcagtttagcaactagtcataccattaaaaaaacgaatcCGGAAGTAAAgctcggatccagacgtgtatcgcgtcagccCATGTGCGAACCGTCTATATGGGTTTGTCCATGGGTTCCACTATGGCCCCACCTGGGTTAGCCCACATGAATTTGATATAGAAACTGAGTGGGGCCCAGCTGGGCAACACGTAGGGCCCATATTGCCCCCACCTAATGAAGCCCAGATATTTACCAGGGCCCAGTATGGGTTTTTAATTGGTACTGGACTGGTCCCttattatgtaattattatacttttaatgcttaattctAATTTACTTTAATATACAATTCAAAATTGAAAACCGATAAAAGGAACATTACTTCAGTTCGGCAAATATCAGTTTCAGCATAaatatttaacagtttattcATCACAAAACACGAAGGAGGTGCAATATGagaaatcaaagaaaaaactgTACAGGTTCAATATCTCAAAATACTTtgtcaatttattaatttaaataatttataacaCTTGCAATGCTAAAATAATcatcaacatttcaaaactgcTAATGCAGGAAATGACTAATAATTTAACATAAGACTTAAAATAAGCATTGAAAGAAGTCAAACtctaaaaatactaaaaaaccGACACAAATATTGCTCACTGTTCTGGAGATGGTCTTAATTCTGATCATCATTTAATCTTTGCTCAAACGTTTTATGAAGAACTTCCAAAGCATCCACAGCCAAACTCATTAAATGTCCTTGCACGTTTGCTTTGATTCATCGCTGTGCAGTCCGTGAACTTGCACATTTTCTAAAACCACACATCAGAATAAATTACAAGTGTAACATTAAGTTGACTCCTGCTGCTCCGGTTGAAACTGTATCCTTGCGCCTGGAATTCTTGAAGTATAAATGTTTACCATCTTTATCGTTTATAATTTTAAAAGTCCGCCTATTTTAGCaaagattatataaaatatgatattatattatgtgaaaaattaaaaacattggAAGCAAGACTACTTTATCAAGCGTAATGTGTCGTAGTAGTGAGCAGATCGTTATGaggtctccttatatgaaacacctgactCCACTTATCAGCTCCTTCCAGAATATTTGAAACATTTCTTTAATTACCACACTAACAAACTGATGCACTTTCTGACATTTCTTATTTTCCCTCATTCTCAGCTGtgcaaattaaaattaattattgATAAATTCATAAGCAGgtaaacattataaatatgacaattaaatgtaaaaaagaacgcattttaatttaaaatgttttatactgaTCAAATCATATCTGTTATATAATTTGCTCTTTGTTTAAAGGTGACAATCAACCAAAAGTtattatttcaagattttaaatgtataaagatGTATTTCAAGGATAAAATTATTTTGCCAACATAGGTGCCATGAGGGCCCCACATTATCATCCCACATGGGCAAACCCAGATGGGACCCACATATATGGCCATGTGAAGCCCATGCCCACATGTAACCCATGCTGCCTAGATGGGACCCATGTGGGGCACACATTTCAATGTTGGCTGGGTGGCAACTGCCATACCCTGCCATATGCAAACGCCGGCCCTGATTCTTCAGCTACGTTTTTACAATCTTGCAAAATTATACTCTAACAGtggtttcatttacatttaaaagatgcttttatccaaagtgtgTTAAAGGCATTAAATCGGTAGGAGTCAAACCTAACCTTTGAGCTGTTTTAAAGATTCATAAATTCATAAAATGATGAGCCCGCATAAGAAGGGTAATGTAATTGTGTTGTGCTGTGTTTACTGTTTAATAAACCTGATATTATAAATAACTTATACCAATATTTGagttttgtttaaaaatgtctaaagtaAAAGCAAACCCATAAAtgtaaaagatgacagaatgcactgattattaaatattgaaacatttatttatttcaacacagaagaacaaaatgttttgttgaaaCATCAGATGTCAGAAACTCTGTTTATCAGTCAAAGCATTGTTGGTCTCTAGTGGTATTGTCTTCTAAGAGAGGCGTTCACAACAGCGAGGAACTTCTGTAAAGCAGCCTGGACATCAGGGGTGAATGCAGCTCCCAGTTGTGCAGCGACAACAATGGTAATGCAGTCAGCCAACAGCTGTGGATGGACACAGATGATGTTATATAGAAATACGAGTTTATAAGTGACAAGACTGCTATGAAATAATGGATTATTTAATGGATGTGAATGGTAAATTACATTGAAGTTGTCAGGGTCTACGTGGAGTTTCTCAGAGTGCAGCACACTTAATTCGGCATATGTCTCTTTGATGTTGTCCAAGTTCTTCAAAGCTTTCACCAATCCACCAACCACAACTTTACCGTGAGCAGCAACCATTGGGTTTCCCAGGATGGCAGCGGCGTTGTACAGGTTTCCAAACTTACCGAAGTAACGCTGGGTCCAGGGGTAGACGACAAGGCATCTGAAAGACACAAAGGAGAAACACTCAGGTAAAATGTTAGAAGTTTAAAAGTTAGTTGTATTAGTTTGGTTTTGTAAGTGTCAGGGTTTGATACCTTGCCAAGGCCTGATGACCAAGGGCATCGAGGTCTACTTTAGAGAAGATGTCCTGAAGAGTGGTGCGCTCAAAGTCTGTCCACTGAACCATGTTTGCGACTGTGAAGTTTCAGACAAGTGTCTTTAACACAAGCTTAGAAGTCCTGTGAACAGATGGCTTCTCTCAGAAACTTTTAAATGCGCATCGAAACCACACCTCTTAGCAGGCTATTGGATGTCCAGTTTTTGGGCTGTTCAGTCCTGTGCAATCCAAGATATGCTTATCAGATATGTGTGGTTGCCTTacttaacatatttaaaaataacattgcatatataataaaatacaacatttatatctttaacatatgtcaaagattgaaatcatagtgaaattaatgagtgaaatcaaactttgatcctTTTAGTTTCataattatgagactttagtttTGATATCAGGGGCAGGGTCAAATTTGTGTGAGGGGTGTGCATATGATTGAAACAAAATGAATAATTGTAACCGTGTAcattaaagaaagaaagaaagaaagaaagaaagaaagaaagaaagaaagagaattTCAACGTacataaatttgtttaaatGAGTCATTTTGCATTGGGACTACATACACTTGGGGAGTAATTTTTACaatgaagttttattttatgtaaacttCAGTAACTTTCACATTCACCTTTATAAAAGcaattctgttttttgttaacgtataataataaacacatttcaatgtTGTCTCTAAAAATAACTtgaatttattaaaatgtaaccaAATAAATTGTTTAGAGGAGTTCTGCTATTAATAAACTTAAGTTGGCAAACGACCAAAATTTGATGAGTCAACTTTGGGGTTTCAAGGAGGGACTTGGGTTTATCTTCTGCCTGACAGCAGTATAAAAAGCCAAACCCTCTTACTGTCAGTTCACAGAAGTTTGCTGCAAAGTCATCCTTCCACAATGAGCCTCACTGCCAAAGACAAAGCTGCCGTCAAAGACCTCTGGGCCAAGATCTCAGGAAAGTCTGATGACATTGGTCACGATGCTCTTTCTAGGTAAGTTGATTTATAATGGCTGTTGTTTATTGTTATGAAATGCTTTGTCCAgacatatataaaaaatttaaggcatTGTGTCTCTACAGGATGCTGGTGGTTTATCCCCAGACCAAAAGTTACTTTTCTCACTGGAAGGACCTGAGCCCCGGTTCAGCCCCCGTGAGGAATCACGGAAAGGTTGTGATGTCTGGCGTTGCCCAGGCTGTCGAGAAAATCGATGACCTGACTGCCGGACTCCTGAGCCTCAGTGAGCTTCATGCTTTCCGGCTTCGTGTTGATCCTGCCAACTTCAAGGCAAGtgcaatataaaagaatacaaattattatgttatgATTTCTGTTATACGCTCTTAGCCAGACTTAACTCATTTGTTCTTGTTTTTCCTGTAGATTTTATCCCACAACATTCTCGTGGTTTTGGCCCTCTTGTTCCCAACTGAATTCACCCCTGATGCTCATGTGGCTATGGACAAGTTCCTCTCTGCTGTGGCTCTGGCTCTGTCCGAAAAGTACCGATAAGCACTTGATAGTGTGTTCACTTCAGACGTGTCAGACGAATGCTAGCATGaattttctgtctttctgtgATGCAAAATAAATGCTTGTGAAAATTTTATCTTGACTTAATGTcttattttatgttttgaacaaatgaaaaacaaagggTAGGCCTATTAATAAAAATGCCTTTTTGTTGTAATAAACAAAATGTGACAGACTGAATAAAAAATTCGCAATGGTAATATACACAGCACATGTTGAGAAATGTATCACTAAGTTTGGACAACTTAAAATGTGCTGCTTACAGTTTTTCTTGATTGCTTTGATGCAGTCATCAACTCAAACTCTACATGTATAAAACAGTTAACATACAGGCCTACAGTGGCACTCATGgtcaaaatgacacattttgttTGCAAAGGACTCTAACCGCgccaaacatttaaaatatgaaacaaaagCAAAATTTGCCTTCAAACAACACAACTTGCACAATCATTAGTGGacaacaaaatgcaaaatactCATTACGAATCAGTACACCATTGCCTGTCCATGATGCCTATTGCCACTTGCCAGTGTCATTTTTTGTCTCTCTATATTGGCTGGGTCAAATTTGCCTTTTTGCAAAGAATTGGATCCAGAATAAGAAATACTTTGATACTTTTTTTTGATACATGTTAATTCAACAAAAAACCTTAAGTAGCTTGAACAAAGATTTCTTTGTTGAAGGGCGTCATttgattattttgtgttcactgaATGAAAAGAGCATAATCATTCagctaacaaatattattttgttgactggactTTTTGTCCAATTCGTTCACCCAACTTGCCAAACTGAGTAATCTGAAcaagcaataaaaaaaacaatggtcggaatggttcccagcatgcattgcgacatgttcacttctttggttaatatttactaaaaaagatgactgttttaatgtttgctggatttatttatgttgttatgttgttaatgttagttatatgttgtttttagagtaatttttaaagaattatgTTTGTTCATTGTTACCATGATTGAGGAGTGTGTGTTCAGTGTAGAGGGCAGCACAATGAGTTAGCGCTCATcattgttgcctcacagcaaaaagGGTCTCTGGTTTAAGTCAGACAAAGACTTTGTTTATGAGACCTTTCTGTGTACACTCACACAGTCCAAAACATATAGATTAGTTAAATTAGGATGTACTAAATTACTCTTTACCCAACTTAGTCACTAGTTGAGTAAACATAAAAATTTGCTTATTACCTAATCAgttgaagttggttcaactttttGGTGTAAGTTGACATTACTCAGTAAATTGAGTTAGGTGAACTATATCATCCAAgagtaaactcaaaaaagctgtgcagcaagttgccttgaaaatttaagttaagtcaacttttaatttttacagtgcagttatgattgttttttttttagattttagctttgatttgttttaacctgtaaaatattttgatctttggaGACTAAGCAGTTATCAAGTGGAGCAGTTTCTTTTGCGTATGTTTGTGAAGAATATGGCGTGCCTTTGCCTCAGTCaaagttataaaatattttaaaacttcaatgttattaacattaattaacattaatatTCGTGATCAGGGTTTTGATTTTGCATATTATAACCATATTGTAATGctattaaattacattacaaGAAAAAAAGTACGAAcataaatgaatgtgttttctttaaaaccCTATTTGTAGGCTATTAGGCATTATTATCCTATTAtcctaaattaaaaaaaattgagcaCCCCTTATTATAATCTATTTGCCATAATGTCTTCATTTACTTGAACATTTACATAACTTTTCCAGTGACACAACagaaaagcgtgacatgctcacgctcaaacgcggcaaaACGTGACATTTTCATAAGGTACAGCTAAGAACGACGTAGAGCTAAGAGGATCTACTAAAAATAACTTAGACCAAgatttgatttttgttttaaaatgtctgCAGAGGCAGCAAAcccataaatgtaaaaaataacagaATGCACTGAATATCAAATattcaaacatttatttgttttatcacagaagaacaaaatgttttgttgaaaCATCAGATGTCAGATTCTCTGTTTATCAGTCAAAGCATTGTTGGTCTCTAGTGGTATTGTCTTCTAAGAGAGGCGTTCACAACAGCGAGGAACTTCTGTAAAGCAGCCTGGACATCAGGGGTGAATGCAGCTCCCAGTTGTGCAGCGACAACAATGGTAATGCAGTCAGCCAACAGCTGTGGATGGACACAGATGATGTCATATAGAAAGACGAGTTTATAAGTGACAAGACTGCTATGAAGTAATGTATGATTTAATGGATGTGAATGGTAAATTACATTGAAGTTGTCAGGATCTACGTGAAGTTTCTCAGAGTGCAGCACACTTAATTCGGCATATGTCTCTTTGATGTTGTCCAAGTTCTTCAAAGCTTTCACCAATCCACCAACCACAACTTTACCGTGAGCAGCAACCATTGGGTTTCCCAGGATGGCAGCGGCGTTGTACAGGTTTCCAAACTTACCGAAGTAACGCTGGGTCCAGGGGTAGACGACAAGGCATCTGAAAGACACAAAGGAGAAACACTCAGGTAAAATGTTAGAAGTTTAAAAGTTAGTTGTATTAGTTTGGTTTTGTAAGTGTCAGGGTTTGATACCTGGTCAAGGCCTGATGACCAAGAGCATCGAGGTCTACTTTAGAGAAGATGTCCTGAAGAGTGGTGCACTCAAAGTCTGTCCACTGAACCATGTTTGCGACTGTGTAGTTTCAGACAAGTGTCTTTAACACAAGCTTAGAAGTCCTGTGAACAGATGGCTTCTCTCAGAAACTTTTAAATGCGCATCGAAACCACACCTCTTAGCAGGCTATTGGATGTCCAGTTTTTGGGCTGTTCAGTCCTGTGCAATCCAAGATATGCTTATCAGATATGTGTGGTTGCCTTacttaacatattttaaaataacattgcatatataataaaatacaacatttaTATCTTTAAAGTTAACTCCGTAAgattatgtcaaagattgaaatcatagtgaaattaatgagtgaaatcaaactttgatgcttttaGTTTCataattatgagactttagtttTGATATCAggggcagggtcacatttgtgtAAGGGGTGTGCATATGATTGAAACAAAATGAATAATTGTAACCGTGTAcattaaagaaagaaagaaagaaagaatt
This genomic interval carries:
- the LOC135746169 gene encoding hemoglobin subunit beta-like, with product MVQWTDFERTTLQDIFSKVDLDALGHQALARCLVVYPWTQRYFGKFGNLYNAAAILGNPMVAAHGKVVVGGLVKALKNLDNIKETYAELSVLHSEKLHVDPDNFNLLADCITIVVAAQLGAAFTPDVQAALQKFLAVVNASLRRQYH
- the LOC135745403 gene encoding hemoglobin embryonic subunit alpha-like, whose product is MSLTAKDKAAVKDLWAKISGKSDDIGHDALSRMLVVYPQTKSYFSHWKDLSPGSAPVRNHGKVVMSGVAQAVEKIDDLTAGLLSLSELHAFRLRVDPANFKILSHNILVVLALLFPTEFTPDAHVAMDKFLSAVALALSEKYR
- the LOC135744615 gene encoding hemoglobin subunit beta-2-like — encoded protein: MVQWTDFECTTLQDIFSKVDLDALGHQALTRCLVVYPWTQRYFGKFGNLYNAAAILGNPMVAAHGKVVVGGLVKALKNLDNIKETYAELSVLHSEKLHVDPDNFNLLADCITIVVAAQLGAAFTPDVQAALQKFLAVVNASLRRQYH